In one Fodinicola acaciae genomic region, the following are encoded:
- the fgd gene encoding glucose-6-phosphate dehydrogenase (coenzyme-F420), which produces MGLKVGYKASAEQFGPRDLVEYAVRAEEVGLDSVVVSDHFLPWRHEGGHAPFALSWMAAVGERTNRVQIGTSVLTPTFRYNPAVIAQAFATMALLYNDRVMLGVGTGEALNEIAVSGRDWPEFKERFARLREAVRLIRELWTEDVVNFKGDYYQLVNAQIYDRPEKPVPIYIAAGGPVVAKYAGRAGDGVICTSGKGMELYTDKLMPAVAEGAAAAERDSVEIDRMIEIKISYDRDPAAALENTRFWAPLSLTAEQKHSVDSAQEMERLADELPIEQVAKRWIVASDPDDAVAQIKPYVDAGLNHLVLHGPGADQERFLTQFSEDVLPKLRTLQ; this is translated from the coding sequence GTGGGCCTGAAGGTCGGATACAAGGCGTCGGCGGAGCAGTTCGGTCCGCGCGACCTGGTGGAGTACGCCGTACGGGCCGAGGAGGTGGGCCTGGACAGCGTGGTGGTGTCCGACCACTTCCTGCCGTGGCGTCACGAAGGCGGACACGCGCCGTTCGCGCTTTCCTGGATGGCCGCGGTCGGCGAGCGGACCAATCGTGTACAGATCGGCACCAGCGTGCTGACGCCGACGTTTCGCTACAACCCGGCGGTGATCGCGCAGGCGTTCGCGACGATGGCGCTGCTGTACAACGACCGGGTGATGCTGGGCGTCGGCACCGGTGAGGCGCTGAACGAGATCGCGGTGTCCGGTCGAGACTGGCCGGAGTTCAAGGAAAGGTTCGCGCGGCTGCGGGAGGCCGTACGCCTCATCCGTGAGCTCTGGACCGAGGACGTCGTGAACTTCAAGGGCGACTACTACCAACTGGTCAACGCGCAGATCTATGACCGGCCGGAGAAGCCGGTGCCGATCTACATCGCGGCAGGTGGCCCGGTCGTCGCCAAATACGCGGGTCGCGCCGGCGACGGTGTCATTTGCACGTCCGGTAAAGGGATGGAGCTCTACACCGACAAGCTGATGCCGGCCGTCGCGGAAGGCGCCGCTGCCGCCGAGCGTGACTCCGTGGAGATCGACCGGATGATCGAGATCAAGATCTCCTACGACCGCGACCCCGCTGCCGCGCTGGAGAACACGCGGTTCTGGGCCCCACTGTCGCTGACCGCCGAGCAGAAGCACTCGGTCGACTCGGCGCAGGAGATGGAGCGGCTGGCCGACGAGCTGCCGATCGAGCAGGTCGCCAAGCGATGGATCGTGGCCTCCGATCCGGACGACGCGGTCGCGCAGATCAAGCCGTACGTCGATGCCGGACTGAACCATCTCGTGCTGCACGGCCCCGGCGCCGACCAGGAGCGGTTCCTGACCCAGTTCTCCGAAGACGTGCTGCCGAAGCTGCGCACTCTCCAGTAG
- a CDS encoding xanthine dehydrogenase family protein molybdopterin-binding subunit: MPGSILGNVVTRVEDPDLIQGRGSYVDNLRIHGVLHLAFVRSPVPHATIAAIDVTEAAKASGVVAVYTAADLDISPFHLFFPVNEACSRPPLAVGKVRFVGEPVAVVVAETKAAAVDATELVDIDYDLLPAVIDPELALAPDAPLQFDDLGTNLAAGERDADETDVLADADVVVRARIDNQRMAVVPMEGNAIAVVPAGHALADGTAPADGDFDLTVYVSTQMPHAFQGLVSRIFPDLAPDRLRVIAPHVGGGFGGKAGVIAEHSVAIAIARRLSRPVKWVDTRSENLVSMAHGRAQIQYVELGLKRDGAITGLRCRMIGDAGAYGGFGGALAMQTTYAMAQGVYDIPKISYAAAVALTNTTTVGAFRGAGRPEAAAFLERLMDLAAAELDIDPVELRRRNLLPADNFPYTTVVGTTYDTGGYEIPLDELLRVADYAELRAEQAKRRERGDTRQLGIGVAVYVEVTSGGGGQEYGSVTVHDDGSATISVGTSAHGQGHATSFSMIVADTLGIPLERISFVQSDTALVPRGGGTGGSRSLQVGGSAVNQAAGAVLDRARELAATLLEANAEDIEVVAADGSTEAGLGVRGVPGAMVSWPQLAQAASADGGPLAAALDFKQADGTFPFGAHLAVVEVDTETGHVTPVRHVAVDDCGRILNPLIVQGQQHGGIAQGIAQALWEQYAYDEDGNPQTGTLVDYTIPTAADLPTLEAVNTQTPTSLNPLGAKGIGESPTVGSTPAVQNAVVDALSHLGVRHIDMPCTSQRVWTAIRDARAGTLPDLWREPPAIFAELPVREGGAVGGEAI, translated from the coding sequence ATGCCTGGATCGATTCTTGGAAACGTCGTCACACGCGTCGAGGACCCGGATCTGATCCAGGGCCGCGGCAGCTACGTCGACAACCTCCGCATCCACGGAGTGCTCCATCTGGCCTTCGTGCGGTCGCCGGTGCCGCACGCCACGATCGCGGCTATCGACGTGACCGAAGCGGCGAAAGCGTCTGGAGTCGTCGCGGTCTATACGGCGGCGGATCTGGACATCTCGCCGTTCCATCTCTTCTTCCCGGTGAACGAGGCGTGCAGCCGGCCGCCGCTGGCGGTCGGCAAGGTCCGGTTCGTTGGCGAACCTGTCGCCGTCGTGGTGGCCGAAACGAAGGCGGCGGCGGTCGACGCGACCGAGCTGGTCGACATCGACTACGACCTGCTGCCAGCGGTGATCGACCCCGAGCTCGCATTGGCTCCTGATGCTCCGCTGCAGTTCGACGATCTCGGCACCAACCTCGCTGCGGGAGAGCGGGACGCCGACGAGACCGACGTACTGGCCGACGCGGATGTCGTCGTACGTGCTCGCATCGACAACCAGCGCATGGCGGTCGTGCCAATGGAAGGAAACGCGATCGCGGTCGTCCCAGCCGGACACGCGCTCGCCGACGGGACCGCGCCGGCCGACGGCGACTTCGATCTGACGGTCTACGTATCGACCCAGATGCCGCACGCCTTCCAGGGACTGGTCAGCCGGATCTTCCCGGACCTGGCGCCGGACCGGTTGCGGGTGATCGCGCCGCACGTTGGCGGTGGATTTGGCGGCAAGGCAGGCGTGATCGCCGAGCACAGCGTGGCCATCGCGATCGCGCGCCGGCTGAGCCGTCCGGTCAAGTGGGTCGACACACGCTCGGAGAACCTCGTGTCGATGGCGCACGGTCGCGCGCAAATCCAGTACGTGGAGCTCGGACTCAAACGGGACGGCGCGATCACCGGCCTTCGCTGCCGGATGATCGGCGACGCTGGTGCGTACGGCGGATTCGGCGGCGCGCTCGCGATGCAAACGACGTACGCGATGGCGCAAGGCGTCTACGACATCCCGAAGATCTCGTACGCGGCGGCCGTGGCCCTGACCAACACCACGACGGTCGGCGCGTTCCGCGGCGCCGGCAGGCCAGAGGCCGCGGCCTTCCTGGAACGGCTGATGGACCTGGCCGCGGCCGAACTGGACATCGATCCGGTCGAGCTGCGGCGACGCAACCTCCTGCCGGCCGACAACTTCCCGTACACGACCGTGGTCGGCACGACGTACGACACCGGCGGCTACGAGATCCCGCTGGACGAGCTGCTGCGGGTGGCGGACTACGCGGAGCTGCGTGCCGAGCAGGCCAAGCGGCGCGAACGTGGCGACACCAGGCAGCTGGGAATCGGCGTCGCCGTGTACGTCGAGGTGACCAGCGGCGGAGGCGGTCAGGAGTATGGCTCGGTGACGGTCCACGACGACGGCTCGGCGACCATCTCGGTCGGCACGTCGGCGCACGGACAGGGCCACGCCACGTCCTTCTCGATGATCGTCGCGGACACGCTCGGCATCCCGCTGGAACGGATCAGCTTCGTCCAGTCCGACACCGCGCTCGTGCCGCGCGGTGGTGGCACCGGCGGATCGCGCTCGCTGCAGGTCGGTGGAAGCGCGGTGAACCAGGCCGCCGGAGCTGTCCTCGACCGAGCTCGCGAGCTTGCCGCGACGCTGCTGGAAGCCAACGCGGAGGACATCGAGGTCGTGGCGGCCGACGGCTCCACCGAAGCCGGCCTCGGCGTACGCGGCGTGCCAGGTGCGATGGTCAGCTGGCCCCAGCTCGCGCAGGCGGCAAGCGCCGACGGCGGACCACTGGCGGCGGCGTTGGACTTCAAGCAGGCCGATGGCACCTTCCCGTTCGGCGCGCACCTGGCCGTGGTGGAGGTCGACACGGAGACCGGACACGTGACGCCGGTCCGGCACGTCGCGGTCGACGACTGCGGTCGGATCCTCAACCCGTTGATCGTCCAGGGCCAGCAGCACGGCGGCATCGCGCAAGGCATCGCTCAGGCGCTGTGGGAGCAGTACGCGTACGACGAGGACGGCAATCCGCAGACAGGCACGCTGGTCGACTACACGATCCCGACCGCGGCCGACCTGCCGACCCTGGAGGCGGTGAACACCCAGACTCCGACGAGCCTGAACCCGCTCGGTGCCAAGGGGATCGGCGAGTCACCGACGGTCGGTTCCACGCCAGCGGTGCAGAACGCCGTCGTGGACGCGCTGTCCCACCTCGGAGTGCGGCACATCGACATGCCGTGCACCTCGCAGCGCGTGTGGACGGCGATCCGTGATGCGCGGGCCGGCACTTTGCCGGATCTCTGGCGCGAGCCGCCGGCGATCTTCGCCGAGCTGCCGGTCCGCGAGGGTGGCGCGGTCGGCGGCGAGGCGATCTGA
- a CDS encoding helical backbone metal receptor, whose amino-acid sequence MTAALDDRGDRVELPAPPRRVVSLVPSLTESIARSNHDILIGATDFCVHPAGLEVRRIGGSKYPRVPDIIGCAPDLVLANMEENRKEDVDALRTAGIAVWVTNPRTVIEAIDSLRRLLAFCGLGTPDWLAIADRSWMTSPRRDRPVPVVVPVWRRPWVVLGGDTFASDLLARLGYVNVFADEPQRYPRPTLAEIQTCGARLVVLPDEPYAFTADDGPECFPDQDCALVDGRTLTWYGPTLATAADVIGRQLQEMFRSSGPPGRSAD is encoded by the coding sequence ATGACGGCGGCCCTCGATGATCGCGGCGATCGTGTGGAGCTTCCAGCGCCACCGCGTCGTGTCGTGTCGCTCGTACCGTCCTTGACCGAGAGCATCGCGCGGAGCAACCACGACATCCTCATCGGCGCCACGGACTTCTGCGTGCATCCGGCAGGACTGGAGGTGCGGCGGATCGGCGGCAGCAAATATCCGCGCGTTCCCGACATCATCGGCTGCGCGCCGGATCTGGTGCTGGCCAACATGGAGGAGAACCGCAAGGAGGACGTCGACGCGTTGCGGACGGCTGGCATCGCGGTGTGGGTGACCAATCCACGGACTGTGATCGAGGCGATCGACTCGCTGCGCCGGCTGCTGGCGTTTTGTGGTCTCGGCACGCCGGATTGGCTGGCGATCGCAGATCGTTCGTGGATGACGAGTCCCAGGCGCGATAGACCGGTCCCGGTCGTCGTGCCGGTGTGGCGGCGACCGTGGGTCGTGCTCGGCGGCGATACGTTTGCCAGCGATCTTCTGGCTCGTCTGGGATACGTCAATGTGTTCGCCGACGAGCCGCAGCGCTATCCGCGGCCGACGCTAGCCGAGATCCAGACGTGCGGCGCCCGGCTGGTGGTCCTGCCCGACGAACCGTACGCCTTCACGGCGGACGACGGGCCGGAGTGCTTCCCGGATCAGGACTGCGCGCTGGTCGACGGTCGTACGTTGACCTGGTACGGCCCAACGTTGGCGACTGCGGCGGACGTGATCGGCCGGCAGCTGCAGGAGATGTTCCGCAGCAGCGGACCGCCCGGTCGGTCAGCGGACTAG
- a CDS encoding TetR family transcriptional regulator — MDSGNSAGRRSDGTRAAILAAARQRFSLDGYERATIRAIAADAGIDPSMVMRYYGSKEKLFYLAAEFDLRLPDLASSPPEQWGEILARHMVLRWDGDETLMALLRAAVTNEAVAEKARTIFAGQLAPLVRSAYGDDAAAAKRAGLVATQALGFALCRYILRFPPVVALTADEVAQWIGPTIQRYLQPTVEEE, encoded by the coding sequence ATGGACTCGGGTAACAGCGCCGGCCGCCGGTCGGACGGCACGAGGGCGGCCATCCTGGCCGCTGCGCGGCAACGGTTCTCACTGGATGGCTACGAGCGGGCCACGATCCGGGCGATCGCCGCGGACGCCGGGATCGATCCGTCGATGGTGATGCGCTATTACGGCAGCAAGGAGAAGTTGTTCTACCTGGCGGCCGAGTTCGATCTCCGGCTGCCGGATCTGGCCTCCTCGCCGCCTGAGCAGTGGGGAGAGATCCTCGCGCGCCACATGGTCCTCCGGTGGGACGGCGACGAAACGCTGATGGCCCTCCTACGAGCGGCAGTCACCAACGAGGCTGTGGCCGAGAAGGCCCGGACGATCTTCGCTGGCCAGCTGGCGCCGCTGGTCAGGAGCGCGTACGGCGACGATGCCGCGGCCGCCAAGCGCGCCGGACTCGTCGCGACACAGGCGCTTGGCTTTGCGCTTTGCCGCTACATTCTCAGGTTCCCACCGGTGGTGGCGCTGACCGCGGACGAGGTCGCACAGTGGATCGGTCCGACCATCCAGCGCTATCTCCAGCCGACCGTGGAAGAGGAATGA
- a CDS encoding FAD-dependent monooxygenase, with translation MAITSSAEPTRARSQQQKADVLVVGAGPAGLLLAGDLATAGVRTTVLERRGAESNLSRAFAVHARSLELLDARGLADELIAMGTKLSSVRLFSRFDVHLDRLPSRFPYLLVTPQYNVERLLERRAVAAGAQIVRGAEVVALHQDETGVDVTVRRHANGPTGRASALETQYRGSYLVGTDGVRSTVRKALSLPFPGRSAVQSVMLADVRLTQTPPAVLTANGTKNGFAFIAPFGDGWYRVMAWNRRHQLPDSAPVDLGEVAAMTREALGTDFGMHDPRFLSRFHSDERQAPRYRVGRVFLAGDAAHVHSPAGGQGMNTGLQDAANLSWKLAAAVHGCAPDSLLDSYQAERHPAGQAVLRSSGAILRMALASRWWQRAARALAGTLVSNISAVNLRAGLSVSGIAVRYPAPRGSHPLIGRRAADVTLAATDGGERLYEALRDGKFVLLVSSTATAGHTEVWSDHVRIAVAGTTEPADVSARYVLVRPDGYVAWAGSDETGALRALRAWCRTPKSRATVG, from the coding sequence ATGGCCATCACTTCCTCCGCAGAGCCGACCCGCGCACGCTCGCAGCAGCAAAAAGCCGACGTTCTCGTCGTCGGCGCAGGTCCGGCGGGCCTGCTCTTGGCCGGCGATCTGGCAACAGCAGGCGTACGCACCACCGTTCTGGAGCGACGCGGCGCCGAGTCCAACCTGAGCCGAGCATTCGCCGTCCATGCGCGCTCGCTGGAACTACTCGATGCACGCGGTCTCGCTGACGAGCTGATCGCCATGGGAACAAAGCTGTCCTCCGTGCGCCTGTTCAGCCGTTTCGACGTGCACTTGGACCGGCTCCCCAGCCGCTTTCCGTATCTCCTGGTCACCCCGCAGTACAACGTCGAGCGCCTGCTGGAGCGCCGCGCGGTCGCGGCAGGCGCACAGATCGTGCGCGGCGCCGAGGTCGTGGCGCTTCACCAGGACGAGACCGGCGTCGACGTGACCGTTCGCCGGCACGCCAATGGGCCGACGGGCCGCGCCTCCGCGCTCGAGACGCAATACCGCGGCAGCTATCTCGTCGGCACCGACGGCGTACGCAGCACTGTCCGCAAAGCGTTGAGCCTCCCGTTCCCGGGACGGTCCGCCGTGCAGTCCGTGATGCTCGCGGACGTACGACTGACGCAAACGCCGCCGGCCGTACTGACCGCCAACGGGACGAAGAACGGGTTCGCCTTCATCGCACCGTTCGGAGACGGCTGGTATCGAGTGATGGCCTGGAACCGACGGCACCAGCTGCCTGACTCCGCGCCCGTGGATCTCGGTGAGGTCGCGGCGATGACGCGAGAGGCGCTCGGCACCGACTTCGGCATGCACGACCCACGATTCCTGTCCCGGTTTCACAGCGACGAGCGCCAGGCGCCGCGTTATCGCGTTGGACGGGTCTTCCTCGCCGGCGACGCCGCGCACGTCCACTCCCCTGCCGGTGGACAAGGCATGAACACCGGCCTGCAGGACGCCGCCAACCTGAGCTGGAAGCTCGCCGCGGCCGTACACGGATGCGCTCCGGACAGCCTCCTCGACAGCTACCAGGCCGAGCGGCATCCGGCCGGACAGGCGGTGTTGCGGTCCAGCGGCGCGATCCTGCGGATGGCTTTGGCCAGCCGTTGGTGGCAACGCGCTGCGCGAGCACTCGCTGGGACCCTGGTCAGCAACATCTCCGCGGTCAACCTCCGCGCTGGGCTCAGCGTGTCCGGGATCGCCGTACGCTATCCGGCTCCTCGCGGCTCACATCCGCTCATCGGACGCCGCGCCGCCGATGTGACGCTGGCAGCCACCGATGGCGGCGAGCGCCTCTACGAGGCACTCCGCGACGGCAAGTTCGTCCTGCTGGTGTCTTCGACGGCAACAGCCGGCCACACTGAGGTCTGGTCCGACCACGTTCGGATCGCAGTCGCCGGGACGACAGAGCCCGCCGACGTGTCTGCCCGGTATGTGTTGGTCCGGCCCGACGGATACGTCGCCTGGGCGGGATCCGACGAGACAGGCGCACTGCGCGCTCTTCGCGCATGGTGCCGCACACCGAAGTCGCGAGCGACCGTCGGCTGA